One genomic window of Anthonomus grandis grandis chromosome 3, icAntGran1.3, whole genome shotgun sequence includes the following:
- the LOC126734351 gene encoding xaa-Pro aminopeptidase 3-like isoform X2 has translation MFNLKYGLTHLYNTGSTKKFCSKAVQNKIKGACDVNIKKAFGQPAPHSHPHLLGDDEVTPLIKKQEYQCRRQKLVDAVIKHAKKNCSHAENHMIIIPSTSKKYMSDKIPYVFRQNTDFLYLTGCQEPDTCAVITAGSHGSNHRVALFTRDKDDHAELWDGPRTHPEDAPGFFGVDQGLPMSDLSKYISSCKKALPHLSLWYDFEAAPHQDIHKIVCDYLHDSSNKTFDSPRNFIHKLRLYKSTAEVALMQRSCDIASKAFIETMSYSRPGIGENQLFAKVDYECRVRGAEILAYPPVVAGGTRATTIHYINNNQLVFNNEMVLVDAGCEYHGYSSDITRTWPINGRFTNQQREIYEIVLDVQKELIDLCAKRPSLDALFECMCLLLGKRLQELGLIGIQPNNNYLMQAAYQLCPHHVSHYLGMDVHDTPTISRNIKLEPGMIVTVEPGIYITEKSGLPKEYHGIGIRIEDDVLITVNGPVVLSRKCPKDICEVEQIASVGLEQCSKNV, from the exons atgtttaacttaaaatatggCCTTACACACCTTTATAATACCG GTTCcactaaaaaattttgttcgaaagcagtacagaataaaataaaaggagCTTGTGATGTGAATATCAAGAAAGCCTTCGGCCAGCCTGCTCCTCACAGTCATCCACATTTGTTAGGCGATGATGAGGTTACCCCACTAATCAAGAAACAAGAGTACCAATGCCGAAGACAAAAGCTGGTTGATGCTGTTATAAaacatgccaaaaaaaattgttctcaTGCTGAAAATCATatg attaTTATCCCATCTACttccaaaaaatatatgtcCGACAAAATTCCGTACGTTTTTCGCCAAAATACAGATTTTCTCTACTTAACGGGCTGCCAGGAGCCAGATACTTGTGCTGTGATCACAGCTGGAAGCCATGGAAG TAATCACAGAGTGGCCCTATTTACAAGGGACAAAGATGATCATGCAGAATTATGGGATGGACCTAGAACTCATCCGGAAGATGCTCCTGGATTTTTTGGAGTAGATCAGGGTCTGCCTATGTCTGACCTTTCAAAATATATAAGCTCTTGCAAGAAAGCCTTGCCTCATTTAAGCCTGTGGTATGATTTTGAAGCTGCCCCTCACCAAGATATCCACAAAATAGTTTGTGATTATTTGCATGATTCGTCCAACAAGACTTTTGATTCGCCTAGGAACTTTATCCATAAATTAAGGTTGTACAAAAGTACTGCCGAAGTAGCCTTAATGCAAAGATCATGTGATATCGCTTCTAAGGCGTTTATTGAAACTATGTCTTATTCCAGGCCAGGAATAG ggGAGAATCAGCTTTTTGCCAAAGTTGATTATGAATGTAGAGTTAGAGGCGCAGAGATACTAGCATACCCGCCAGTAGTGGCCGGTGGTACTAGAGCTACTACTATCCACTATATAAATAACAACCAACTTGTTTTTAATAATGAGATGGTACTTGTTGACGCTG gttgcGAGTACCATGGATACTCAAGTGATATAACGAGGACGTGGCCAATAAATGGTCGATTTACTAACCAACAAAGGGAAATATACGAAATAGTCTTGGATGTACAAAAAGAACTGATTGACTTGTGCGCGAAAAGGCCTAGTTTGGATGCTTTATTTGAGTGTATGTGCTTGTTGTTAGGCAAAAGGTTACAGGAATTAGGACTTATTGGGATACAGCCAAATAATAACTACTTAATGCAG GCTGCTTATCAATTGTGTCCTCATCATGTTTCACATTATTTGGGAATGGATGTTCATGATACACCAACTATTAGTAGAAACATCAAGTTGGAACCTGGTATGATAGTCACTGTTGAGccag gtatttatatAACAGAAAAATCAGGGCTTCCAAAAGAATATCATGGCATTGGAATAAGAATAGAAGATGACGTACTAATAACAGTAAATGGACCGGTAGTCCTAAGCCGAAAATGTCCGAAAGACATTTGCGAAGTTGAACAAATCGCCAGTGTTGGACTAGAACAATGTAGTAAAAACgtatag
- the LOC126734351 gene encoding xaa-Pro aminopeptidase 3-like isoform X3, which produces MFNLKYGLTHLYNTVQNKIKGACDVNIKKAFGQPAPHSHPHLLGDDEVTPLIKKQEYQCRRQKLVDAVIKHAKKNCSHAENHMIIIPSTSKKYMSDKIPYVFRQNTDFLYLTGCQEPDTCAVITAGSHGSNHRVALFTRDKDDHAELWDGPRTHPEDAPGFFGVDQGLPMSDLSKYISSCKKALPHLSLWYDFEAAPHQDIHKIVCDYLHDSSNKTFDSPRNFIHKLRLYKSTAEVALMQRSCDIASKAFIETMSYSRPGIGENQLFAKVDYECRVRGAEILAYPPVVAGGTRATTIHYINNNQLVFNNEMVLVDAGCEYHGYSSDITRTWPINGRFTNQQREIYEIVLDVQKELIDLCAKRPSLDALFECMCLLLGKRLQELGLIGIQPNNNYLMQAAYQLCPHHVSHYLGMDVHDTPTISRNIKLEPGMIVTVEPGIYITEKSGLPKEYHGIGIRIEDDVLITVNGPVVLSRKCPKDICEVEQIASVGLEQCSKNV; this is translated from the exons atgtttaacttaaaatatggCCTTACACACCTTTATAATACCG tacagaataaaataaaaggagCTTGTGATGTGAATATCAAGAAAGCCTTCGGCCAGCCTGCTCCTCACAGTCATCCACATTTGTTAGGCGATGATGAGGTTACCCCACTAATCAAGAAACAAGAGTACCAATGCCGAAGACAAAAGCTGGTTGATGCTGTTATAAaacatgccaaaaaaaattgttctcaTGCTGAAAATCATatg attaTTATCCCATCTACttccaaaaaatatatgtcCGACAAAATTCCGTACGTTTTTCGCCAAAATACAGATTTTCTCTACTTAACGGGCTGCCAGGAGCCAGATACTTGTGCTGTGATCACAGCTGGAAGCCATGGAAG TAATCACAGAGTGGCCCTATTTACAAGGGACAAAGATGATCATGCAGAATTATGGGATGGACCTAGAACTCATCCGGAAGATGCTCCTGGATTTTTTGGAGTAGATCAGGGTCTGCCTATGTCTGACCTTTCAAAATATATAAGCTCTTGCAAGAAAGCCTTGCCTCATTTAAGCCTGTGGTATGATTTTGAAGCTGCCCCTCACCAAGATATCCACAAAATAGTTTGTGATTATTTGCATGATTCGTCCAACAAGACTTTTGATTCGCCTAGGAACTTTATCCATAAATTAAGGTTGTACAAAAGTACTGCCGAAGTAGCCTTAATGCAAAGATCATGTGATATCGCTTCTAAGGCGTTTATTGAAACTATGTCTTATTCCAGGCCAGGAATAG ggGAGAATCAGCTTTTTGCCAAAGTTGATTATGAATGTAGAGTTAGAGGCGCAGAGATACTAGCATACCCGCCAGTAGTGGCCGGTGGTACTAGAGCTACTACTATCCACTATATAAATAACAACCAACTTGTTTTTAATAATGAGATGGTACTTGTTGACGCTG gttgcGAGTACCATGGATACTCAAGTGATATAACGAGGACGTGGCCAATAAATGGTCGATTTACTAACCAACAAAGGGAAATATACGAAATAGTCTTGGATGTACAAAAAGAACTGATTGACTTGTGCGCGAAAAGGCCTAGTTTGGATGCTTTATTTGAGTGTATGTGCTTGTTGTTAGGCAAAAGGTTACAGGAATTAGGACTTATTGGGATACAGCCAAATAATAACTACTTAATGCAG GCTGCTTATCAATTGTGTCCTCATCATGTTTCACATTATTTGGGAATGGATGTTCATGATACACCAACTATTAGTAGAAACATCAAGTTGGAACCTGGTATGATAGTCACTGTTGAGccag gtatttatatAACAGAAAAATCAGGGCTTCCAAAAGAATATCATGGCATTGGAATAAGAATAGAAGATGACGTACTAATAACAGTAAATGGACCGGTAGTCCTAAGCCGAAAATGTCCGAAAGACATTTGCGAAGTTGAACAAATCGCCAGTGTTGGACTAGAACAATGTAGTAAAAACgtatag
- the LOC126734351 gene encoding xaa-Pro aminopeptidase 3-like isoform X1, producing MALHTFIIPDPFYILGSTKKFCSKAVQNKIKGACDVNIKKAFGQPAPHSHPHLLGDDEVTPLIKKQEYQCRRQKLVDAVIKHAKKNCSHAENHMIIIPSTSKKYMSDKIPYVFRQNTDFLYLTGCQEPDTCAVITAGSHGSNHRVALFTRDKDDHAELWDGPRTHPEDAPGFFGVDQGLPMSDLSKYISSCKKALPHLSLWYDFEAAPHQDIHKIVCDYLHDSSNKTFDSPRNFIHKLRLYKSTAEVALMQRSCDIASKAFIETMSYSRPGIGENQLFAKVDYECRVRGAEILAYPPVVAGGTRATTIHYINNNQLVFNNEMVLVDAGCEYHGYSSDITRTWPINGRFTNQQREIYEIVLDVQKELIDLCAKRPSLDALFECMCLLLGKRLQELGLIGIQPNNNYLMQAAYQLCPHHVSHYLGMDVHDTPTISRNIKLEPGMIVTVEPGIYITEKSGLPKEYHGIGIRIEDDVLITVNGPVVLSRKCPKDICEVEQIASVGLEQCSKNV from the exons atggCCTTACACACCTTTATAATACCG gaCCCCTTTTATATTCTAGGTTCcactaaaaaattttgttcgaaagcagtacagaataaaataaaaggagCTTGTGATGTGAATATCAAGAAAGCCTTCGGCCAGCCTGCTCCTCACAGTCATCCACATTTGTTAGGCGATGATGAGGTTACCCCACTAATCAAGAAACAAGAGTACCAATGCCGAAGACAAAAGCTGGTTGATGCTGTTATAAaacatgccaaaaaaaattgttctcaTGCTGAAAATCATatg attaTTATCCCATCTACttccaaaaaatatatgtcCGACAAAATTCCGTACGTTTTTCGCCAAAATACAGATTTTCTCTACTTAACGGGCTGCCAGGAGCCAGATACTTGTGCTGTGATCACAGCTGGAAGCCATGGAAG TAATCACAGAGTGGCCCTATTTACAAGGGACAAAGATGATCATGCAGAATTATGGGATGGACCTAGAACTCATCCGGAAGATGCTCCTGGATTTTTTGGAGTAGATCAGGGTCTGCCTATGTCTGACCTTTCAAAATATATAAGCTCTTGCAAGAAAGCCTTGCCTCATTTAAGCCTGTGGTATGATTTTGAAGCTGCCCCTCACCAAGATATCCACAAAATAGTTTGTGATTATTTGCATGATTCGTCCAACAAGACTTTTGATTCGCCTAGGAACTTTATCCATAAATTAAGGTTGTACAAAAGTACTGCCGAAGTAGCCTTAATGCAAAGATCATGTGATATCGCTTCTAAGGCGTTTATTGAAACTATGTCTTATTCCAGGCCAGGAATAG ggGAGAATCAGCTTTTTGCCAAAGTTGATTATGAATGTAGAGTTAGAGGCGCAGAGATACTAGCATACCCGCCAGTAGTGGCCGGTGGTACTAGAGCTACTACTATCCACTATATAAATAACAACCAACTTGTTTTTAATAATGAGATGGTACTTGTTGACGCTG gttgcGAGTACCATGGATACTCAAGTGATATAACGAGGACGTGGCCAATAAATGGTCGATTTACTAACCAACAAAGGGAAATATACGAAATAGTCTTGGATGTACAAAAAGAACTGATTGACTTGTGCGCGAAAAGGCCTAGTTTGGATGCTTTATTTGAGTGTATGTGCTTGTTGTTAGGCAAAAGGTTACAGGAATTAGGACTTATTGGGATACAGCCAAATAATAACTACTTAATGCAG GCTGCTTATCAATTGTGTCCTCATCATGTTTCACATTATTTGGGAATGGATGTTCATGATACACCAACTATTAGTAGAAACATCAAGTTGGAACCTGGTATGATAGTCACTGTTGAGccag gtatttatatAACAGAAAAATCAGGGCTTCCAAAAGAATATCATGGCATTGGAATAAGAATAGAAGATGACGTACTAATAACAGTAAATGGACCGGTAGTCCTAAGCCGAAAATGTCCGAAAGACATTTGCGAAGTTGAACAAATCGCCAGTGTTGGACTAGAACAATGTAGTAAAAACgtatag